From a region of the Nonlabens sp. Hel1_33_55 genome:
- the recJ gene encoding single-stranded-DNA-specific exonuclease RecJ has translation MRWTLKPIPDSNKQQQLAADLNIDPVLAGLLVQRGIDAFAKAKSFFRPSLKELHDPFLMADMQVAVERILKAVEHGENILVYGDYDVDGTTSVALMSTFLKSFYPQVSTYIPDRYEEGYGVSFQGIDYAADNDFSLIIALDCGVKAIDKVAYANEKGIDFIICDHHRPGKHLPDAVAVLDPKRLDCDYPFDELCGCGVGFKLCQAITITKGWDFEVLIPYLDLVATAIGADIVPMVDENRILAYHGLHVINTCPRPGFQAIISQLNKPSLTSTDVVFTIAPRINAAGRMKHGLYAVELLTAEDLETAVTLAKAIEQNNTDRKETDKWITDAALEQIICNDEVEGFSTVVYDPEWHKGVIGIVASRLIETYYRPTVVFTKSGDKLAASVRSVKGFDVYNAIEQCSEFIEQYGGHKYAAGLTLKEENYESFKNRFEEVVCATIKNQDRTEEITIDLQLPLNSISPKFYRILKQMEPFGPGNMSPIFLTKNVVDTGYARPVGQDDKHLKACITSDKTSTDRFNAIGFNMGDKLNSINNDQSFDIAYSIDENTWNNQTSLQLRLRDIH, from the coding sequence TTGCGCTGGACTCTTAAACCAATTCCTGATAGTAACAAACAGCAGCAACTTGCAGCAGATCTTAATATAGATCCGGTGCTGGCTGGTTTGTTGGTGCAACGTGGTATTGACGCTTTCGCGAAAGCGAAATCCTTCTTCAGGCCATCTCTAAAAGAACTTCACGATCCATTCTTAATGGCAGACATGCAAGTGGCCGTAGAACGTATTTTGAAAGCTGTGGAGCACGGCGAAAACATCTTAGTCTACGGTGATTATGATGTAGATGGCACTACCAGTGTGGCATTAATGTCAACCTTCTTGAAGAGTTTTTATCCTCAGGTTTCTACTTATATACCAGACCGTTATGAAGAAGGTTATGGGGTGAGTTTTCAAGGGATCGACTATGCGGCAGACAATGATTTTTCCCTGATCATAGCATTGGATTGTGGTGTCAAGGCTATTGATAAGGTGGCCTATGCAAATGAAAAAGGAATCGATTTCATCATATGTGATCACCACAGACCAGGAAAACATCTACCAGATGCCGTTGCGGTTTTAGACCCTAAAAGGCTTGACTGCGACTACCCATTTGACGAGTTGTGTGGTTGTGGTGTAGGCTTCAAACTGTGTCAGGCCATCACTATAACTAAAGGCTGGGATTTTGAGGTGTTGATTCCATATTTGGATCTTGTTGCAACTGCCATAGGTGCAGATATTGTTCCCATGGTGGATGAGAATAGGATACTGGCCTATCACGGCCTTCATGTAATCAATACGTGCCCGCGACCAGGATTTCAAGCGATTATCTCACAGCTTAATAAACCTAGTCTAACTTCTACAGATGTAGTTTTTACCATCGCACCTCGTATCAATGCGGCAGGAAGAATGAAGCACGGCTTATATGCTGTCGAATTGTTAACGGCAGAAGATCTTGAAACGGCAGTCACACTCGCCAAAGCCATTGAACAAAACAACACGGACCGTAAAGAGACCGACAAATGGATTACAGATGCGGCGCTGGAACAGATTATTTGCAATGATGAGGTAGAAGGATTTTCAACTGTTGTCTATGATCCAGAATGGCATAAAGGAGTCATTGGGATCGTTGCCTCTAGGTTAATTGAAACCTATTACAGGCCAACGGTTGTTTTTACAAAAAGCGGTGACAAACTAGCGGCAAGTGTACGCAGTGTTAAAGGCTTTGATGTGTACAATGCCATTGAACAATGTTCTGAGTTTATTGAGCAATATGGTGGCCACAAATATGCTGCTGGACTCACTCTGAAAGAAGAGAATTATGAATCCTTCAAAAACCGATTTGAAGAAGTCGTCTGCGCTACCATAAAAAATCAAGATCGAACGGAAGAAATTACAATCGATCTACAGCTGCCATTGAACTCCATTTCTCCTAAATTCTACAGGATTTTAAAGCAAATGGAACCTTTTGGACCTGGAAATATGTCACCCATATTTTTAACTAAAAACGTTGTAGATACTGGTTATGCTAGACCAGTAGGACAGGATGATAAACATCTTAAAGCATGCATTA
- a CDS encoding mechanosensitive ion channel family protein, producing MRNRLALTAGLFFFIIGILIKPIIAWLNSFFENDISFLASQSRNFIIVGLAFLFIFVIRKLKRRFLKRFDVTEDDNLRARKVHTQVAILEKILIFVTFLVATGLILISFESIRDIGIGLFASAGVAGIIIGLSAQKMVGALLAGIQIAITQPFRLGDAVVVEGEWGWIEEINLTYVVVRIWDKRRLVLPSSYFLEKPFQNWTKNSSDIIGTVFLYTDYSIPFEELRSELTRVLESTDLWDGKVNVLQVTDSKEFSVESRILVSAINSPTAWDLRVLVREKMITFIQANYPDSFSRTRIELNEKDSKKDDGSQADQNQNFKN from the coding sequence ATGCGCAACCGTCTAGCCCTAACAGCTGGCTTGTTCTTTTTTATTATAGGAATATTGATCAAGCCTATCATTGCCTGGCTCAACTCCTTTTTTGAGAATGACATTTCTTTTCTTGCCTCCCAAAGCAGGAACTTTATAATCGTTGGTCTGGCCTTTCTGTTCATATTCGTTATCAGGAAACTCAAACGACGCTTTTTGAAGAGATTTGATGTCACTGAAGACGATAATCTAAGAGCACGAAAAGTCCACACTCAAGTCGCGATCCTTGAAAAGATCTTGATTTTTGTCACGTTTCTTGTTGCCACAGGATTAATTCTTATCTCATTTGAAAGTATAAGGGACATAGGTATTGGATTGTTTGCATCAGCTGGTGTTGCTGGAATAATCATAGGCCTTTCTGCCCAAAAAATGGTTGGTGCGCTACTCGCAGGAATTCAGATTGCGATAACGCAGCCTTTTAGATTAGGTGATGCCGTTGTGGTTGAAGGCGAATGGGGCTGGATTGAAGAAATCAATCTGACATATGTAGTGGTCAGAATCTGGGATAAAAGACGTCTGGTATTACCTTCTAGTTATTTTCTTGAGAAACCATTCCAGAACTGGACTAAGAATAGCTCAGACATTATAGGAACCGTTTTTCTTTATACAGATTATAGTATTCCGTTTGAAGAATTGCGTTCAGAATTGACTAGAGTGCTTGAATCTACCGATTTATGGGATGGAAAAGTAAACGTTCTACAGGTGACTGATTCCAAGGAATTTTCTGTGGAATCCAGGATTCTTGTTAGCGCTATTAATTCGCCAACAGCTTGGGATTTGCGCGTTCTTGTGCGTGAAAAGATGATCACATTTATACAGGCAAATTATCCCGATAGTTTCTCTAGAACCAGGATTGAGTTGAATGAAAAAGATTCAAAAAAGGATGATGGATCGCAGGCTGATCAGAATCAAAATTTTAAAAACTAA
- a CDS encoding carboxymuconolactone decarboxylase family protein: MPLVTPLSPEHDPETKELAAFFNETLGFCPNSVLTMQRRPAISKAFINLNKAVMANEGRVTSALKRMIAWVSSNATGCRYCQAHAIRAAERYGAEQEQLDNIWEYRTHPAFSEAERAALDFSLAASQVPNAVDDSIKKRLHQYWDEGEIVEMLGVISLFGYLNRWNDSMATTLEDDAIHSGNQFLGKHGFEVGKHQ; encoded by the coding sequence ATGCCTTTAGTAACACCATTATCGCCTGAACACGATCCAGAAACCAAAGAACTTGCAGCGTTCTTTAATGAAACGTTGGGCTTTTGCCCTAACTCTGTTCTTACCATGCAACGCAGGCCAGCCATTTCAAAAGCTTTTATCAACCTGAACAAAGCTGTGATGGCAAATGAAGGTCGTGTTACAAGTGCACTTAAAAGAATGATCGCATGGGTTTCCAGTAATGCTACTGGTTGTAGGTATTGTCAGGCACATGCGATAAGAGCTGCAGAACGCTATGGCGCAGAACAAGAACAATTAGATAATATCTGGGAATACAGAACGCATCCCGCATTTTCTGAGGCAGAGCGTGCCGCGCTGGATTTTTCTCTAGCCGCAAGTCAGGTTCCTAATGCTGTTGATGATTCCATCAAAAAACGCCTACACCAATATTGGGATGAAGGTGAGATCGTAGAAATGTTGGGAGTTATTTCTCTTTTCGGCTATTTAAATAGATGGAATGATAGCATGGCAACTACTCTGGAAGATGATGCTATTCATAGTGGCAATCAGTTTCTAGGTAAACATGGCTTTGAAGTTGGGAAGCATCAGTAG